In Arthrobacter sp. MN05-02, one genomic interval encodes:
- a CDS encoding iron transporter, giving the protein MAERVGADVEGLEKPKWRLVGPGLLAAATGVGAGDLVATLIAGSQYGYALLWAAVIGCVLKIILVEGVGRWYLATGKTIFQGWRTLGVWTSWYFGPYIVIWGFVYGATAMSSTALPFQALFPAVPLNVFAVASGLIGLALVWFGRYGLFEKIMTVMIAIMFVSVVGSAVLALPNIPAMLTGLVPTLPAGSVFYVLGLAGGVGGTITLAAYGYWLREKGWNRPKWMNVMRVDNTVAYTVTGIFVICMLILGAELLYTANISLQTGDRGLLDMGEVLEDRYGVVWAKVFLIGFWASSFSSLLGVWHGVSLMFADFWANFRKKADDLSDDDAPGATSKPARAYMLWLTVPPMLLLLIGRPFFLILLYGVLGSLFMPFLAITLLVLLNSTRLARQWRNKWLSNVFLAITTVVFLVLGANELVKAVAGG; this is encoded by the coding sequence GTGGCTGAACGCGTGGGTGCGGACGTCGAAGGACTCGAGAAACCGAAGTGGCGGCTCGTCGGGCCCGGACTGCTGGCGGCGGCGACCGGCGTCGGCGCTGGCGACCTCGTCGCCACACTGATCGCCGGCAGCCAGTACGGGTACGCGCTCCTGTGGGCGGCGGTGATCGGCTGCGTCCTCAAGATCATCCTCGTCGAGGGGGTCGGCCGCTGGTACCTCGCCACGGGCAAGACCATCTTCCAGGGGTGGCGGACCCTCGGCGTCTGGACCAGCTGGTACTTCGGCCCGTACATCGTCATCTGGGGCTTCGTGTACGGCGCGACGGCGATGAGCTCCACCGCGTTGCCCTTCCAGGCCCTCTTCCCTGCGGTCCCGCTGAACGTCTTCGCGGTGGCGTCGGGCCTGATCGGCCTGGCCCTGGTGTGGTTCGGCCGGTACGGACTCTTCGAGAAGATCATGACGGTGATGATCGCGATCATGTTCGTCTCGGTGGTCGGCTCCGCCGTCCTCGCCCTGCCGAACATCCCCGCGATGCTCACCGGACTGGTGCCCACCCTTCCCGCGGGCTCCGTCTTCTACGTCCTGGGGTTGGCCGGCGGCGTCGGGGGCACCATCACCCTTGCCGCCTACGGCTACTGGCTGCGGGAGAAGGGGTGGAACCGGCCCAAGTGGATGAACGTCATGCGGGTGGACAACACCGTGGCGTACACGGTGACCGGGATCTTCGTGATCTGCATGCTCATCCTCGGCGCCGAGCTCCTCTACACCGCCAACATCTCGCTCCAGACCGGTGACCGCGGCCTGCTCGACATGGGTGAAGTACTCGAGGACCGCTACGGCGTCGTCTGGGCGAAGGTCTTCCTCATCGGTTTCTGGGCGTCGTCGTTCTCCTCGCTGCTGGGCGTCTGGCACGGCGTCAGCCTGATGTTCGCCGACTTCTGGGCCAACTTCCGCAAGAAGGCCGACGACCTCTCCGACGACGACGCCCCCGGTGCCACCAGCAAGCCGGCCCGTGCCTACATGCTGTGGCTGACGGTCCCGCCGATGCTGCTGCTGCTCATCGGACGCCCGTTCTTCCTGATCCTGCTCTACGGGGTCCTCGGCTCCCTCTTCATGCCGTTCCTCGCCATCACGCTGCTCGTCCTGCTGAACAGCACCCGTCTCGCACGACAGTGGCGGAACAAGTGGCTGTCCAACGTGTTCCTCGCCATCACGACCGTCGTGTTCCTCGTCCTCGGCGCGAACGAACTCGTCAAGGCGGTTGCCGGAGGCTGA
- a CDS encoding spermidine synthase, translating to MHLMAKPSGARPEIGEFPIDTGTCELEPDPYTTNGWVLRINGVPSSHIDLADPLQLDFEYMRWIASLVDSRWASTDRLRVLHLGGGACSLARRFAASHPQSRQVVVELDGRLAELVRQWFDLPRAPLVRIRVGEARAVTESLSEDSRDLVIRDVFAGAVTPVPLTTRDFTRAAKRVLAADGVYVVNCGDSSNLAMAKREAATIGAEFAHTVIIADPAMLKGRRYGNVIIAGSDAPLGEDPGLARELLGGGVPAHLWQDARVRTFSAGAQLLAD from the coding sequence GTGCACCTGATGGCGAAACCCTCGGGCGCACGCCCCGAGATCGGCGAGTTCCCTATCGACACCGGGACCTGCGAGCTCGAACCTGATCCGTACACCACGAACGGCTGGGTGCTGCGCATCAACGGCGTACCCAGCTCCCACATCGACCTGGCCGATCCGCTGCAGCTCGACTTCGAGTACATGCGCTGGATCGCCTCGCTCGTCGACTCGCGCTGGGCGTCCACGGACAGGCTCCGCGTGCTCCACCTCGGCGGGGGAGCGTGCTCGCTCGCACGCCGTTTCGCCGCCTCCCACCCGCAGTCGCGCCAGGTCGTCGTCGAACTCGACGGGCGGCTGGCCGAACTGGTGCGCCAGTGGTTCGACCTGCCCCGGGCGCCGCTCGTGCGCATCCGCGTCGGTGAGGCCCGCGCCGTGACGGAGTCGCTCAGCGAGGACAGCCGCGACCTCGTCATCCGGGATGTCTTCGCGGGCGCCGTGACCCCGGTGCCCCTGACGACGCGGGACTTCACCCGGGCCGCGAAGCGCGTCCTCGCAGCCGACGGCGTCTATGTGGTGAACTGCGGCGACAGCTCGAACCTCGCGATGGCGAAGCGTGAGGCCGCGACGATCGGAGCTGAATTCGCGCATACCGTGATCATCGCCGATCCGGCCATGCTGAAGGGCAGGCGCTACGGCAACGTGATCATCGCGGGGAGCGATGCGCCCCTCGGCGAGGACCCGGGGCTGGCCCGGGAACTGCTGGGCGGGGGAGTGCCGGCCCACCTCTGGCAGGACGCACGGGTGCGGACGTTCTCGGCCGGCGCGCAGCTCCTCGCGGACTGA
- a CDS encoding peptidase — MELGLLGIIGIAVLVAVAVLSRRVGVAAPLILVVVGIALSFVPGVPSFSIPDEWILTGILPPLLYAAAIKTPVTDFRRNVTPIASLSVALVVVSAFATGLLLHALLPGLGFAAAVALGAVISPPDAVAATSIGRRLGLPPRLLTVLEGEGLVNDATALVLLRSAIAASAGALSGFGAALGDFAYAVVVAVVVGYTVGVVTVFLRSKLDDPVLDTSLSLAVPFVAFLPAEELGASGVLAVVVAGIYTGHRSASRFDARARISDNVNWRTVQFLLENGVFLLIGLEIRTLLQNIDESLLTVGQTVLIGLLATLALILLRFLWVFPLVLLMRRLPSRAERRTLQLRRGLGRLRKQPTLDARQERRMQALTRLYERRRADLELERRKGFGWRGAAVLGWSGMRGVVTLAAAQSLPESFAYREQLVLIAFTVAVTTLLVQGSTLPALIRVLRIEGIDVDTDREESATLFDELRTEGLRILDDPQQIVGEDVQVDEDVLERVRTDTGMRSEFEWEKARLPEQKLVRSPHRQYRDLRLAVLEAERQALLTARARGTYSSRVLAKAQRILDVEETRLRPRGGSS, encoded by the coding sequence GTGGAACTGGGACTGCTGGGCATCATCGGGATCGCCGTCCTCGTGGCGGTCGCGGTGCTCTCCAGGCGCGTGGGCGTCGCAGCCCCGCTCATCCTCGTGGTCGTCGGCATCGCGCTCTCCTTCGTGCCCGGCGTGCCGAGCTTCAGCATCCCCGACGAGTGGATCCTGACGGGCATCCTGCCGCCCCTGCTCTACGCCGCGGCGATCAAGACGCCCGTCACGGACTTCCGCCGGAACGTCACCCCGATCGCCAGCCTCTCCGTCGCGCTCGTCGTCGTCTCCGCCTTCGCCACCGGCCTCCTCCTCCACGCGCTGCTGCCTGGTCTGGGCTTCGCCGCCGCGGTCGCGCTCGGCGCGGTGATCAGCCCGCCCGACGCCGTCGCCGCCACCTCGATCGGCCGCCGGCTGGGCCTCCCGCCCCGGCTGCTCACGGTGCTCGAGGGCGAGGGCCTGGTCAACGACGCGACGGCGCTGGTGCTCCTGCGCAGCGCCATCGCGGCGTCCGCCGGGGCGTTGAGCGGCTTCGGAGCGGCCCTCGGCGACTTCGCGTACGCCGTCGTCGTCGCCGTGGTGGTCGGCTACACGGTGGGCGTGGTCACGGTCTTCCTCCGGTCCAAGCTGGACGATCCGGTGCTGGACACGTCACTGTCCCTCGCCGTACCGTTCGTCGCCTTCCTCCCCGCCGAGGAGCTCGGCGCGTCCGGGGTGCTGGCCGTGGTGGTCGCCGGGATCTACACCGGTCACCGCAGCGCGAGCCGGTTCGACGCCCGGGCCCGCATCAGCGACAACGTGAACTGGCGGACCGTGCAGTTCCTGCTGGAGAACGGCGTGTTCCTCCTCATCGGGCTCGAGATCCGGACCCTGCTGCAGAACATCGACGAGTCCCTGCTGACAGTGGGGCAGACGGTGCTGATCGGGCTCCTCGCGACGCTCGCCCTGATCCTCCTGCGGTTCCTCTGGGTGTTCCCGCTCGTCCTGCTGATGCGGAGACTCCCGAGCCGGGCGGAACGGCGGACGCTGCAGCTGCGCCGCGGTCTCGGCCGCCTCAGGAAACAGCCGACGCTCGACGCACGGCAGGAACGCCGTATGCAGGCCCTCACGAGGCTGTACGAGCGACGCCGGGCCGACCTCGAGCTCGAACGGCGGAAGGGGTTCGGCTGGAGGGGTGCTGCAGTGCTCGGCTGGTCGGGGATGCGCGGGGTGGTCACCCTGGCGGCCGCGCAGTCCCTGCCGGAGTCGTTCGCCTACCGGGAACAGCTCGTGCTGATCGCGTTCACCGTCGCCGTCACCACCCTGCTGGTGCAGGGCAGCACCCTGCCCGCACTCATCCGCGTCCTGAGGATCGAAGGCATCGACGTGGATACCGACCGCGAGGAATCCGCTACCCTCTTCGACGAACTGCGCACCGAGGGACTGCGGATCCTGGACGACCCGCAGCAGATTGTGGGCGAGGACGTACAGGTGGACGAGGACGTGCTGGAGCGGGTGCGGACCGACACCGGCATGCGGTCGGAGTTCGAGTGGGAGAAGGCGCGCCTGCCGGAGCAGAAGCTGGTGCGCTCACCGCACCGCCAGTACCGGGACCTCCGGCTCGCCGTGCTCGAGGCGGAACGGCAGGCGCTCCTGACGGCACGGGCACGCGGAACCTACTCGTCGCGCGTGCTGGCGAAGGCGCAGCGCATCCTGGACGTCGAGGAGACCCGGCTGCGTCCGCGGGGCGGATCGTCCTAG
- a CDS encoding LysR family transcriptional regulator, translating to MAAPNAQDLLVLRAVAQTGRFTTAADTLGLNHTTVSRRIAALEKALGGHVLSRGTGGWELTDLGRRAADAAAGVAAAVAQLADDDGGALTGVVRMSATDGFSAFVAAPAFARLRARNPRLSIEIVAATRRASQTRTGLDFEVVVGEPQVHRAEATRLGAYVLGLYASRDYLEEHGTPSDLAAVVTHPLVYFIDSMLQVDSLDAPRRLLPAMRDALSSTNVFVHVEATRTGAGLGLLPCFMADRHPDLVRLLPGLVAERLDYWLVVRPDALRQPAVAAVVEALREGTQALEPQLLGRSGGV from the coding sequence ATGGCCGCCCCGAACGCACAGGATCTCCTCGTCCTCCGGGCCGTAGCGCAGACCGGTCGTTTCACCACGGCGGCGGACACCCTCGGCCTCAACCACACCACCGTCTCCCGACGGATCGCAGCCCTCGAGAAGGCCCTCGGCGGGCACGTCCTGTCCCGCGGCACGGGCGGCTGGGAGCTCACGGACCTGGGCAGGCGGGCAGCGGACGCCGCGGCGGGGGTCGCCGCGGCCGTCGCGCAACTGGCCGACGACGACGGCGGCGCGCTCACCGGCGTCGTCCGCATGAGTGCCACGGACGGCTTCAGCGCGTTCGTCGCCGCCCCGGCCTTCGCGCGGCTCCGTGCCCGCAACCCGCGACTGAGCATCGAGATCGTCGCCGCCACCCGCAGGGCCTCCCAGACGCGGACCGGGCTCGACTTCGAGGTGGTGGTCGGCGAACCGCAGGTGCATCGGGCCGAGGCCACGCGGCTCGGCGCCTACGTGCTCGGGCTCTACGCCTCCCGGGACTACCTGGAGGAGCACGGTACGCCGTCGGACCTCGCGGCCGTGGTCACCCATCCGCTCGTGTACTTCATCGACTCCATGCTGCAGGTCGACAGCCTCGACGCGCCGCGGCGCCTGCTGCCCGCCATGCGCGATGCGCTGAGCTCCACCAACGTGTTCGTCCATGTCGAGGCCACGCGGACCGGTGCGGGCCTCGGCCTCCTGCCGTGCTTCATGGCGGACCGGCATCCGGACCTCGTCCGGCTCCTGCCCGGACTGGTCGCCGAGCGGCTGGACTACTGGCTCGTGGTGCGTCCCGACGCGCTGCGGCAGCCCGCCGTCGCGGCCGTGGTGGAGGCGTTGCGGGAGGGGACGCAGGCGCTGGAACCGCAGTTGCTGGGCCGGTCGGGCGGGGTGTGA
- a CDS encoding 3-hydroxybutyrate dehydrogenase, protein MSLDEAAATSYIGPGGRAGTQPAGRTEGSLGGRRAVITGGASGIGAACARSLAARGASVVVADRDGQGAAALAEDLEGEAWAVDLLDTAALEDLTLDADILVNNAGIQTVSAIQDFRPDDFRRIQKLMVEVPFLLIRAALPGMYGRGFGRIINISSVHGLRASPFKSAYVTAKHGLEGLSKVTALEGGEHGVTSNCVNPGYVRTPLVENQLADQARLHGISEDEVLSKILLTESAIKRLVEPEEVASLVAWLADDDAGMVTGSSYVMDGGWSAR, encoded by the coding sequence ATGAGCCTCGACGAAGCGGCGGCGACGTCCTACATCGGACCCGGGGGCAGGGCCGGCACGCAGCCCGCCGGGCGCACCGAGGGCAGTCTCGGCGGTCGGAGGGCCGTCATCACCGGCGGCGCCAGCGGCATCGGTGCCGCCTGCGCGCGCAGCCTCGCCGCCCGCGGCGCTTCCGTGGTCGTCGCCGACCGCGACGGGCAGGGCGCCGCGGCACTGGCGGAGGACCTCGAGGGGGAGGCCTGGGCCGTCGACCTGCTCGACACCGCGGCCCTCGAGGACCTGACCCTCGACGCCGACATCCTGGTCAACAACGCCGGCATCCAGACGGTCAGCGCCATCCAGGATTTCCGCCCCGACGACTTCCGCCGGATCCAGAAGCTGATGGTCGAGGTGCCGTTCCTGCTGATCCGCGCGGCGCTGCCGGGGATGTACGGACGGGGTTTCGGGCGGATCATCAACATCTCCTCCGTCCACGGCCTGCGCGCCTCGCCGTTCAAGTCGGCCTACGTCACGGCGAAGCACGGGCTGGAGGGCCTGTCCAAGGTCACGGCACTGGAAGGCGGGGAGCACGGCGTCACGAGCAACTGCGTCAATCCCGGCTACGTGCGGACGCCGCTGGTCGAGAACCAGCTCGCGGACCAGGCACGCCTGCACGGCATCAGCGAGGACGAGGTGCTCTCGAAGATCCTGCTCACGGAATCGGCGATCAAGCGCCTCGTCGAACCCGAGGAGGTGGCATCGCTGGTCGCATGGCTCGCGGACGACGACGCCGGGATGGTCACGGGCTCGTCCTACGTCATGGACGGCGGCTGGTCCGCGCGCTGA
- the pbuG gene encoding MFS transporter — protein MLKTGSALDRYFDITQRGSTFSREIRGGLATFFAMSYIVVLNPLILAGADSSGGELGFERVAAVTALVAGILTILMGAWAKDPFALATGLGVNAFVAITVATNPGLTWPDIMGLVMLAGLTMLVLVLTGFRTAVFNAVPESLKTAIVVGIGLFIALIGLVNAGFVRRVPDVANTTVPVGLGFGGVLIGWPTLVFVFGLILTIALVVRKVRGAILIGVLAATVLAVILEALFDVGASVSPGQEPNPAGWSLVVPELPSGTWIGVPDLSLVGNVSLFGAFGHLGGTAAVLLTFTILLSIFFDAMGTMVGLANEAKLVDAKGNIPGVDRVLVIDALGAVAGGAGSVSSNQIYVESGAGIGEGARTGLANVVTGLLFLLAMFFTPLISLVPFEAVAPALVVVGFMMVAQVGRIDFEDWGIAIPAFLTFTLMPFTYSIANGLGAGFIAFVLIRAIQGRGREVHPLMWAVAAAFVVFFGIGPIEEVLGI, from the coding sequence ATGCTCAAAACTGGTTCCGCGCTGGATCGCTATTTCGACATCACGCAGCGGGGGTCGACGTTCTCCCGTGAGATCCGCGGCGGCCTCGCCACCTTCTTCGCCATGAGCTACATCGTGGTGCTGAATCCGCTCATCCTCGCGGGCGCCGACTCCTCGGGCGGCGAGCTCGGTTTCGAACGCGTCGCCGCCGTGACCGCCCTCGTCGCCGGCATCCTGACCATCCTGATGGGCGCCTGGGCCAAGGATCCGTTCGCGCTGGCCACCGGGCTCGGCGTCAACGCGTTCGTGGCGATCACCGTCGCGACCAACCCGGGCCTCACCTGGCCGGACATCATGGGACTCGTCATGCTCGCGGGCCTCACGATGCTCGTCCTGGTGCTGACCGGGTTCCGGACGGCCGTCTTCAACGCCGTCCCGGAGAGCCTCAAGACCGCGATCGTGGTGGGAATCGGCCTGTTCATCGCGCTGATCGGCCTGGTCAATGCGGGCTTCGTTCGCCGCGTCCCCGACGTCGCCAACACCACGGTGCCGGTGGGCCTCGGCTTCGGCGGAGTGCTGATCGGCTGGCCCACCCTGGTCTTCGTCTTCGGCCTCATCCTGACCATCGCCCTCGTGGTACGGAAGGTGCGCGGCGCCATCCTGATCGGCGTCCTCGCCGCGACGGTGCTCGCCGTGATCCTCGAAGCCCTGTTCGACGTCGGCGCCAGCGTCTCCCCCGGCCAGGAACCGAACCCTGCGGGCTGGTCCCTCGTGGTCCCGGAACTGCCCTCCGGCACATGGATCGGCGTGCCCGACCTCAGCCTCGTGGGCAACGTGAGCCTGTTCGGGGCGTTCGGGCACCTCGGCGGCACCGCCGCCGTCCTGCTGACCTTCACGATCCTGCTCAGCATCTTCTTCGACGCGATGGGCACCATGGTGGGGCTCGCCAACGAGGCCAAGCTCGTCGACGCCAAGGGCAACATCCCGGGGGTCGATCGCGTGCTCGTGATCGACGCGCTCGGCGCGGTCGCCGGTGGTGCCGGTTCGGTCTCGTCCAACCAGATCTACGTGGAATCGGGTGCGGGTATCGGCGAGGGTGCCCGCACGGGACTCGCGAACGTCGTCACGGGGCTGCTCTTCCTCCTCGCGATGTTCTTCACGCCCCTCATCAGCCTCGTGCCGTTCGAAGCCGTGGCACCCGCGCTCGTGGTGGTCGGCTTCATGATGGTGGCGCAGGTGGGCCGCATCGACTTCGAGGACTGGGGCATCGCGATCCCGGCATTCCTCACCTTCACGCTCATGCCGTTCACCTACTCGATCGCGAACGGCCTCGGCGCCGGTTTCATCGCCTTCGTGCTGATCCGCGCCATCCAGGGGCGTGGCCGCGAGGTGCACCCGCTGATGTGGGCCGTGGCCGCGGCCTTCGTGGTCTTCTTCGGCATCGGCCCCATCGAGGAAGTCCTCGGCATCTGA
- a CDS encoding universal stress protein UspA translates to MGSEHTEGLSQGLAQHGIVVGVDGSDQSTCALLWAAQEAERRRAPLYVVTAYTVPVFAASSMDAGYATVDDDVIRASAQSVLDDSLGHLGGITVDVHPRIETGDAAGVLLDLSEEAELMVVGSRGRGGFVGRLLGSVSSALPAHAKCPTAVIPVCTGARLGHPELGRKSGKDKPPAVVEPVVVVGVDGSEQARMASLAAAEEARSRGLALRVVCSVAPFNGSLAWVPAPVDREALHADLAVQLAAGRNWLQSHYPDVDIRVDLVDGPPAEVLIEASATSELLVVGTRGRGGFAGMLMGSTSQGVLHHARGPVLIVPDKADPRLEDRSSFGPMIAPTR, encoded by the coding sequence GTGGGCAGCGAGCACACAGAGGGTTTGTCGCAGGGGCTGGCGCAGCACGGGATAGTCGTCGGCGTCGATGGTTCGGACCAGAGTACGTGCGCCCTGCTGTGGGCCGCCCAGGAGGCCGAGCGCCGCAGGGCTCCGCTCTACGTCGTGACCGCCTACACCGTCCCGGTGTTCGCCGCCTCCAGCATGGACGCGGGCTATGCCACCGTGGATGACGACGTGATCCGGGCCAGCGCGCAGTCCGTGCTGGACGACTCGCTCGGGCACCTCGGTGGCATTACGGTGGACGTGCATCCGCGGATCGAGACGGGTGACGCCGCCGGCGTCCTGCTCGACCTCTCCGAGGAAGCGGAACTGATGGTCGTGGGATCCCGCGGGCGTGGCGGCTTCGTCGGCCGCCTCCTGGGGTCCGTCAGCAGCGCCCTGCCTGCGCATGCGAAATGTCCGACGGCGGTGATCCCGGTCTGCACGGGAGCCCGGCTCGGGCATCCGGAACTGGGCCGGAAGTCCGGCAAGGACAAGCCCCCCGCCGTGGTGGAACCCGTCGTCGTGGTCGGTGTCGACGGTTCCGAACAGGCGCGCATGGCGTCTCTCGCCGCGGCCGAGGAAGCGCGGTCGCGGGGGCTCGCCCTCCGGGTCGTCTGCTCCGTCGCGCCCTTCAACGGCTCCCTCGCCTGGGTGCCCGCGCCCGTCGACCGGGAAGCGCTCCATGCCGACCTCGCCGTGCAGCTCGCTGCCGGACGGAACTGGCTCCAGAGCCACTACCCCGATGTGGATATCCGGGTGGACCTCGTGGACGGGCCGCCGGCCGAGGTCCTCATCGAAGCCTCGGCGACGTCGGAACTGCTCGTGGTCGGCACCCGGGGCCGCGGCGGCTTCGCGGGCATGCTCATGGGGTCGACGAGCCAGGGTGTCCTGCATCACGCCCGGGGCCCGGTGCTGATCGTCCCCGACAAGGCGGACCCGCGACTCGAGGACCGGAGCTCGTTCGGGCCGATGATCGCGCCGACCCGGTAG
- the aglE gene encoding alpha-glucoside ABC transporter substrate-binding protein: MANIRSRKYLLPTAALSVSLFALAGCGSGGSDSAGSGDADCTAYESYGTFEDAEVSVYSTIVDVEAELLENSWADFSECTGIDVAYEGSKEFETQVGVRAQGGTAPDLAIFPQPGLLAAQAGNLKPAPQAVSDLVDEGWSPDWKKYGTVDGTFYGAPMLANIKGYVWYVPATFEEKGWEVPTTWDEMTELTEKIASEEEEMKPWCAGFESGEATGWPGTDWIEDAVLRDHGPEVYDQWVAHEIPFDDPRIVESFDRVGEILKNDDYVNGGFGDSRSILSTAFAEAGQPVLDGQCAMHHQASFQAANWPEGTNVAEDGDVWAFMTLPVDPAAGTAITGGGEMIGAYADRPEVVALQTYLATAEFANARVSQGGAISANKGLDPELAGSDLDRQSIELLQDPNTVFRFDASDLMPGAVGSNSFWSGIVNWINGSSTEEVTQSVEDSWPAS; the protein is encoded by the coding sequence ATGGCGAACATTCGCTCACGAAAGTACCTGCTGCCCACGGCAGCACTCAGCGTCTCCCTCTTCGCACTCGCCGGGTGCGGTTCCGGAGGATCCGACAGCGCCGGTTCGGGCGACGCGGACTGTACCGCCTACGAGTCCTACGGGACGTTCGAGGACGCCGAGGTCAGCGTCTACTCGACCATCGTCGACGTGGAGGCCGAACTGCTCGAGAACTCCTGGGCCGACTTCTCGGAGTGCACGGGGATCGACGTGGCCTACGAGGGCTCCAAGGAGTTCGAGACCCAGGTCGGCGTCCGCGCACAGGGCGGCACTGCTCCCGACCTCGCGATCTTCCCGCAGCCCGGCCTGCTCGCCGCGCAGGCCGGCAACCTGAAGCCCGCCCCGCAGGCCGTCTCGGACCTCGTGGACGAGGGCTGGTCCCCCGACTGGAAGAAGTACGGCACCGTGGACGGCACCTTCTACGGCGCTCCGATGCTCGCGAACATCAAGGGCTACGTCTGGTACGTCCCCGCGACCTTCGAGGAGAAGGGCTGGGAGGTCCCGACCACGTGGGACGAGATGACCGAGCTGACGGAGAAGATCGCCAGCGAGGAAGAGGAGATGAAGCCCTGGTGCGCAGGCTTCGAGTCCGGCGAGGCGACCGGCTGGCCGGGAACCGACTGGATCGAGGACGCGGTGCTCCGCGACCACGGCCCCGAGGTCTACGACCAGTGGGTGGCCCACGAGATCCCCTTCGACGATCCGCGGATCGTCGAGTCCTTCGACCGCGTCGGTGAGATCCTCAAGAACGACGACTACGTCAACGGCGGCTTCGGCGACTCGCGCTCCATCCTGTCGACGGCGTTCGCCGAGGCGGGCCAGCCGGTCCTCGACGGCCAGTGCGCCATGCACCACCAGGCCTCGTTCCAGGCGGCCAACTGGCCCGAAGGGACCAATGTCGCCGAGGACGGCGACGTGTGGGCCTTCATGACCCTTCCCGTCGATCCAGCCGCAGGAACAGCGATCACCGGTGGTGGCGAGATGATCGGCGCCTACGCGGATCGTCCCGAGGTCGTCGCCCTGCAGACCTATCTCGCGACTGCCGAGTTCGCCAACGCCCGGGTGTCCCAGGGTGGAGCGATCAGTGCCAACAAGGGACTGGACCCGGAACTCGCAGGATCGGACCTCGACCGCCAGTCGATCGAACTGCTGCAGGACCCCAACACGGTGTTCCGCTTCGACGCCTCCGACCTGATGCCGGGTGCCGTCGGCTCCAACTCCTTCTGGAGCGGCATCGTGAACTGGATCAACGGCTCCTCCACGGAGGAAGTGACGCAGTCCGTCGAGGACAGCTGGCCGGCGTCCTGA
- a CDS encoding alpha-glucoside ABC transporter permease, which produces MEDFADKGLQVVVGLAIFAAIIGLIMLVVDRAPKSGREKLQVAGFLAPALILLAVGLVFPALQTSYLSFTDRNGDFVGLDNFVWMFTQPEALVTLRNTLIWVVLVPLLASSIGLAYAVFIDRARGEKALKALVFMPMAISFVGAGVIWRFVYAYKGAEQDQIGLLNQILVWLGQEPKQFLLDAPENTFFLIAVMIWIQTGFAMVVLSAAIKGIPTEIVEAARLDGASAWQQFRNVTIPTIRGSLIVVITTITIGTLKVFDIVRTMTAGQYETSVVANEMYTQAFRAGEPGRGAALALVLFLMVLPVVVYNARLLRKQKEIR; this is translated from the coding sequence GTGGAAGATTTCGCTGACAAAGGTTTACAGGTGGTGGTGGGACTCGCCATCTTCGCGGCCATCATCGGCCTCATCATGCTGGTCGTGGATCGGGCTCCGAAGTCCGGACGCGAGAAGCTCCAGGTCGCAGGGTTCCTGGCGCCGGCCCTGATCCTGCTGGCCGTCGGGCTCGTCTTCCCGGCACTCCAGACCTCGTACCTGTCCTTCACGGATCGCAACGGGGACTTCGTCGGGCTGGACAACTTCGTGTGGATGTTCACGCAGCCCGAGGCCCTGGTGACCCTGAGGAACACCCTGATCTGGGTCGTCCTCGTCCCGTTGCTCGCGTCCTCGATCGGCCTGGCCTACGCGGTGTTCATCGACCGCGCCCGCGGCGAGAAGGCCCTGAAGGCCCTGGTCTTCATGCCCATGGCCATCTCCTTCGTCGGAGCCGGCGTGATCTGGCGCTTCGTCTACGCCTACAAGGGCGCCGAGCAGGACCAGATCGGACTCCTGAACCAGATCCTCGTATGGCTGGGCCAGGAACCCAAGCAGTTCCTGCTCGACGCCCCGGAGAACACGTTCTTCCTGATCGCCGTCATGATCTGGATCCAGACGGGCTTCGCGATGGTGGTCCTGTCCGCCGCCATCAAGGGCATCCCCACGGAGATCGTCGAGGCGGCGAGGCTCGACGGCGCCAGTGCGTGGCAGCAGTTCCGCAACGTCACCATCCCCACCATCCGCGGCTCCCTGATCGTCGTGATCACGACGATCACGATCGGAACCCTCAAGGTCTTCGACATTGTCCGGACCATGACCGCAGGCCAGTACGAGACCTCGGTGGTCGCCAACGAGATGTACACCCAGGCGTTCAGGGCGGGTGAGCCCGGACGGGGCGCCGCACTGGCACTGGTCCTGTTCCTGATGGTGCTGCCCGTGGTGGTCTACAACGCCCGGCTGCTCCGCAAGCAGAAGGAAATCCGATGA